The following proteins come from a genomic window of Methylorubrum populi:
- a CDS encoding WcbI family polysaccharide biosynthesis putative acetyltransferase: protein MAPLPALFKPIVPAVQAAAARRFSSRSWARPWRRSPGRPRIAVIGNCQATGLAQSLRLLLPGVEVEAILVAGLAPRFGHIDRLALHLREADHVFSQFFPVGFVAGGNVHGLAERVPGLRLFPTVLFSGFHPDLVHVGDEASLRLSRLIASPIGPYHSAIALQGYRLGLSVEATLRLYTGPVFERLGYFDLWKLSAEYLLRTARDVGFGLDREFAVWSRGGVFMHVINHPRLHVLGDMARRLARESGCVPLDIPVEAYAPDTLTTEPVWPVLPAIAERYGVPGSTLFKGDGRRAPPRLLDLPEFVAESFALYARHRPQDLTCARLDAWDTEPGIRALFDAAG from the coding sequence TTGGCCCCGCTCCCCGCCCTTTTCAAGCCGATCGTCCCGGCCGTCCAAGCTGCTGCGGCGCGCCGGTTCTCCTCGCGATCCTGGGCGAGACCATGGCGACGGTCGCCGGGCCGCCCGCGCATCGCAGTGATCGGCAATTGCCAAGCCACCGGCCTCGCCCAGTCCCTGCGCCTGTTGCTGCCGGGCGTCGAGGTCGAGGCGATCCTCGTTGCCGGGCTTGCCCCACGGTTCGGGCATATCGATCGGCTCGCGCTTCATCTGAGAGAGGCCGACCATGTCTTCTCGCAGTTCTTTCCCGTGGGCTTCGTCGCGGGCGGCAACGTCCACGGGCTGGCCGAGCGCGTGCCCGGTCTCCGGCTGTTTCCGACCGTCCTGTTTTCCGGCTTCCATCCCGATCTCGTTCATGTCGGCGACGAGGCGAGCCTGCGGCTGTCGCGGCTGATCGCCTCGCCGATCGGACCGTATCACTCGGCGATCGCGCTCCAGGGCTACCGCCTCGGTCTCAGCGTCGAGGCGACCTTGCGGCTCTACACCGGGCCCGTCTTCGAGCGCCTCGGCTATTTCGACCTTTGGAAGCTGAGCGCGGAGTATCTGCTGCGCACGGCGCGCGACGTCGGGTTCGGCCTGGATCGGGAATTCGCGGTCTGGAGCCGTGGCGGCGTGTTCATGCACGTCATCAACCATCCCCGCCTTCACGTCCTCGGCGACATGGCACGGCGCCTCGCCCGTGAATCAGGCTGCGTTCCGCTCGACATTCCCGTTGAGGCCTACGCCCCGGATACGCTGACGACCGAACCGGTCTGGCCGGTCCTGCCTGCAATCGCCGAGCGATACGGCGTGCCGGGCTCCACTCTGTTCAAGGGTGATGGCCGCCGCGCGCCGCCGCGCCTGCTCGATCTGCCCGAATTCGTCGCCGAGAGTTTCGCTCTCTATGCCCGGCACCGGCCGCAGGATCTCACCTGCGCGCGTCTCGACGCGTGGGACACGGAGCCCGGCATCCGCGCGCTCTTCGACGCGGCAGGGTAG
- a CDS encoding GSCFA domain-containing protein encodes MNPYRDLPAERFWRKAVAGVPPFAIDPGPRNVFRIGRTDRVATAGSCFAQRVSQALARGGFHYHVTETAPDGMSAADASSRQYGTFSARYGNLYGPRQFVQLFDRAFGAFDPDLKAWRREDGRFVDPFRPTIEPNGFADEAAVIEARDLHLARVRELFESLDVLVVTLGLTEGWRCRADGAALSLAPGVAGGRFDPDEVTFVNASTAEVTADVSGFLDRLWSVNAAARVILTVSPVPLIATYRDGHVLVANAHSKAVLRAAAGEVCERGDPRLVYFPSYEIITSHTNGGRYYEEDQRSIAEAGVAHVMRTFMASFSPGLGEKRDLPPSHASEAEFAGTAGVVCDEETIERSLV; translated from the coding sequence ATGAACCCTTACCGCGATCTACCGGCCGAGCGGTTCTGGCGCAAGGCGGTGGCGGGCGTGCCGCCCTTCGCCATCGATCCGGGTCCCCGCAACGTCTTCCGCATCGGTCGAACCGACAGGGTCGCGACCGCCGGCTCCTGTTTCGCGCAGCGCGTCTCGCAGGCGCTCGCACGCGGTGGTTTCCACTATCACGTCACGGAAACCGCACCGGACGGAATGAGTGCGGCCGACGCGTCGTCGCGCCAGTACGGCACCTTCTCCGCCCGCTACGGCAATCTCTACGGTCCCCGCCAGTTCGTGCAGCTCTTCGACCGCGCCTTCGGCGCGTTCGATCCGGACCTTAAGGCGTGGCGGCGGGAGGACGGACGCTTCGTCGATCCCTTCCGCCCGACCATCGAGCCCAACGGCTTTGCCGACGAGGCGGCGGTGATCGAAGCGCGCGACCTCCATCTCGCCCGCGTGCGCGAGCTCTTCGAAAGCCTCGACGTGCTGGTCGTGACGCTCGGCCTGACCGAGGGCTGGCGCTGCCGCGCCGATGGGGCGGCGCTCTCCCTCGCCCCAGGCGTCGCCGGCGGACGGTTCGACCCGGACGAGGTGACCTTCGTCAATGCCAGCACGGCAGAGGTGACTGCGGACGTGTCCGGATTCCTTGATCGCCTCTGGAGCGTGAACGCGGCAGCACGGGTCATCCTCACGGTCTCGCCGGTTCCGCTGATCGCGACCTATCGCGACGGGCACGTCCTCGTTGCGAACGCGCACTCGAAGGCGGTGCTGCGCGCCGCAGCCGGCGAGGTGTGCGAGCGCGGCGATCCGCGCCTCGTCTACTTCCCCTCCTACGAGATCATCACGAGCCACACCAATGGCGGACGCTACTACGAGGAGGACCAGCGCAGCATTGCCGAGGCCGGGGTCGCCCACGTGATGCGCACCTTCATGGCCAGCTTCTCGCCCGGATTAGGGGAGAAGCGGGACCTGCCGCCGTCCCATGCCAGCGAGGCGGAGTTCGCCGGCACGGCGGGTGTCGTCTGCGACGAGGAGACGATCGAGCGCAGCCTCGTCTGA